The nucleotide sequence TGAGCTTTAATATACACTATTCTAGATCCTTACACACTTGATGCATTGTCAACAACATAGACAAACCTAACCCCTTACCAAATATATCCAAACCCACATAAATTAAACCCAACCATTTAGAAGCCTCATTGtaccaataaattttttaaaaataattttaatgtttaacaattcatttaagttaaaataaataaataaacaattaaaAACTCAAGGCTCTCCCTCAACTAAAATCATAATATCATCTAATATCACCATacaacataataaaaaaaagagagagaatgaGTTATAGACTAAATTCAACCTATATGCGCATGAGTTATGGTATACAATCTTTTATTTTGGTACAGATAATGATATATCGGGGGATGACTTGCTTGACCATATTACCCATGCGGGAGGCTACATCACCCATGCGGAAGGATGCACCTTAGGGTCATGATGAACTCCAAAATTGCATAGGACTTCAGAGACGCACTTACTTTGGGAACATTTCCAATCGAATCATTCATGTAATATATTACATATGACTTCAGAGGTGTACTCACTTTGGAAATATCTTCGATCGGGAATATCTCTATAATAGATTACACAAGACTTCAGAGATGCACTCACTTTGGGAATATTCCCTACCGAGAATATCTTTGTAATAGATTACACATGATTTTAACCATGCACTCACATTAGGAACATCTTCAATTGGAAACATTCCTATAATAGGTCAGAATTTGCGAACATTCCCATGACAATGAGCTCGCATCATGGGAACATCCCTGATCAAGAATATCTCTATTAAGCAGAACCTCTCTAATCCAAATCTCCAACAATCCTTGGCAGTTGCAGCTCTAACATAAATCTTTCAATAATCACCATTGACAAGATAGATGGCAACAGATGGGACTTATGATGAGCATCAAGATTGTCGAAGGTATGATGTCGACACTATTGTTGCTAGCAGCCTACACAGCTCCATTACTAAGCCGGTCTCGAGATGATGTGGTGACCCACGTGGAGAACAACCCTTACTTGTGTAAAAGGGTAGGTGAACACCTGCAAAGGTGAGCTCTCTTTCTTTCTCATATGCACCCACAAGAACTCGCTTTCCTTTCATTCTACTCCTTTTAGCCTAGCATTGACTTGACCATTGGAGAGGTCACATCGTCCATTGTCGGCACTTGCTAATGCATGTTGACATACAAGCACAAAGATAACTCGAAAAGAATAAGAAGACAATGACTCTACTAACAAGAACCTAGGCTGGTGAGGAGTCCAACATTTTGGCATCATCTATGGAAAATGAGTAGAGACAAAGATGGAGAGCACAAGGAGGACTACGTCAAATTTTCATAGTGAAGGGGTGAGGAGAAAAGGTGATCAACCCCTCTTGTGATATTGTTGGAGACTATGGGAGGCCCCATCTCCTGGAAGCAGCTTACACATTTAGTCATCACCAAGGTGGAGGAGTCATTAGTGCGTGGTCAAGCAGTACTGACTAGGGAAGTGAAAGTGGAAGCCTCAATGGCGGAGGCACCGATAGTGGAACCTATAATGCAAAGTTCTAGGGGAGCAATATCTACCTCTCAAGTTAGGAGGGGTCCGATGGGCCTCGCTCGACCATCCCTTAAGTGGGTTGCGACTCGATAGATACCTTTTTTAGAAACTATATTGGAGGATGAGTTACTATCTACTTCTAGACACCCAGATGGGGAATACAATGATACAACTGACCTTGAGTAGCACCTATGCTACTTCAAGAATGCTGCTCTCCTCCACCAATACTCAAAGGGAGTTAAGTGTCGGATCTTCTTAACCACTTTGGTCAGACCCACTTAACACTGGTTCAACACTCTTTGGCTTGATTTTATTTAGTTGCTTGCTATTCTTGCATCATTTTTTCAATTCAAAAAGGTACTTGTCTACTCCTCTATGTTTATTCAATTTAAACTAAAAAACACAAGAGTCATTGTAGGAGTCTATCCAAAGATTCACTCGATTTGCACTTTGGTCGGACCCACTTAACACTAGTTCAACACTCTTTGGCTTGATTCTATTTAGTTACTTGCTATTCTTGCACCATGTTTTTCAATTCTAAAAGGTACTCTTGCACCAttattcaatttaaaattaaaaaaaaacataagagtCATTGTAGGAGTACATCCAAATATTCACTCGGGTTGCATTGGAGGTGTCCTCTATTACCCCAGAAATCCTAATGGGAGCCTTTATGCAAACTTACGAGAAGGGGACTTCTTTCGGTCTTTAGCCAAAAATCCCTCATAAGACTATGATGAATTACTCACTCATGCAAAGAAATACATGAACATGGAGGAGGTATAGAAGACATACTAGGAGTAGCGGAGAACCCGGTTGGTTGAGGCGGAGAATGCCATCCGTGTAGGACTAGTGTGATCGATAGAGAGGAGGGAGTGGATATCGATCTTCTCGCTTTGTCATTCATTCTACAAAGTTAGTACTTGCAGTGGAATATAATAAATAACCTAAAGAAAGAATGActcaagtatttacttggttcctaACCCCCTAGGGTTAGTATGTCTAATGCCTATGTATGGGAGACGCCCGTTCACTAGTatatctcttttctagaatttttctggaggtggagaaatctcttaTAAGATTAAATACAATCACAAATATGAAATATAGTATGAGtacttaattaataaaaataagacTTTTTCTTGAGCTGATCTGAAAGTCTTGAGCACAGTGCATCACTCTCGGAGCTTCTCTAGTCGCAAAGCTTCACAACGTATTTTCTTTGAACGCGGAGTAGGGTAGTAGTTGAAAGAGTGTTGTTATGAATGTCTTACTTGGGGTTTCTTTAAAGGAGTGAAGAGGGAATTGTAGGTTTCCCTCAAGTTGACCGGTAAATAAGGCTAGGGCTCAGTCGGGAGGAAGATGTGGTTGATTAGAAGGGGTGGGGGTAATACTTGGTGATCGTAAGGGATATGGAACCCCTCTGAGAGAGAAGTACAAGTAGAATGGAAGACACATGACTCGATCAGTTTGAATCAGAGGCTTAGACTAACCCGTCCCGGTTCTAGGGAGGTCTTAATGACAAGATACTTTCATAGGATTATGATGACACTAGAGAAGGGTGAATAACATTTTGGTCGAGATTACTTTTTTGTAATGttagcatgtagtagaataataatagaaataaaaattacaCAAATAAGAGATACCTTATTTACTTGGTTTGATAACCCCTTAGGGTTCCTATTCCACGACATGTACCTCGATCGCGAGTCATTAattttttctttctgaaaatcctctagaggtgaagaaacctcttacaaattTATGTACAAaacaaacaaagaaataaaaataataggaagaataGAAAAATTAATACAAGTAAATGCTACTAAGATCTTGATTTCCTCTAGAAGTCTTGGATGCAAATACACTCTTCTCGGAACCTCCTAAATCACACAGAAAACATAAACTTCGAGAGTACTTAGAGTATGAATGAGAATGTATTTTAGATAACTAAACTCGAAATCCTGACCTCTTTTTATAGTCATCTATCAAGTTACTGATGTGACACCTACTAATGACTTGGAAGCACTTTCGATAGCCCAAACTTTGCTAACTTAGCTTTGCGAACAAGTCATTCTTCATTCTATTTGGCTAATGTGGCACCATTCCGACCACCTAGATAAGCTTTGGTAGATTGGAAGCTCGGTCAATCCGGATCTCTAACCGACTCACTTTGATCAACTTGTTCTGGGCGTTAAGTCTTGCGAACATATTTTGGTCTCTCAGACTTTCAAGTCATCTGAACTTGATTTCAATCGCTCGAATCCTCTGACTTAAttttctgcaacacaaagttagtctAGAGCATACAAATCAATATCATAACTAGTATTTGGTCTGCCTGACTTTTCAGAACTTCTCATTTGTTTGAAGTTCGTTGCTCTAAAACTTTCCCTTTACATATAGTTCACTCCTCTAAAATTTTCACTtatttggagttcactcctctaagacttctctCTTTATAGAGTTTGCTCCTCTAAGATTTCACTCATTTGGAGTTCATTTTTTCAAGACTTCTCTTTACCTAAAGTTCACTCTTCTTAGTTTTTCCTTTGTAAACCATCTGGTACCTTGTATCTGTTTGGAGGTTTCCCGTTGCTTAAAATCTAGTTATTCTTGACACCCTAAGATTTCTCATCTTGCTTAACATTTGGCTATCCTTGACCTAATGTTAAGCGTTCGATCACCCTTTGAATTGTTTGAACCTTTTACTTGTCAGACATCTGGTTTGCCTGAGACATGTTTAGACTTCCACCGATTGTCAGTCAATCTTGACCATGCTTATACACTTAGAAATATTGTCCATCATCAAAATCTTAACCTGAAGGTCTATTACACGAACAACTTTCTCTTATGAGGCATAATgaacaataataaaatagaaaggagAGAAGGAGAGCTTACACGGATAGGAGACTGAGATGAGAGCTAGAACTAGAGGTGCAAGCAGTTGTAGGACAATAAGTAAGAGAACAAGTGTGATGTTTGGACTTCACTAGTGGACCTCTTTATAGAGAGGGATAAAAGGGCACAATAATGGAAGCGTCCGAGCAATGAATGGCTGAGATCACACTCAAATTTAAGGATTGCAATCTAATGGATACAAAAGTAGCCGACTAAAGGGAAACATTTGTGACACTGCAGGGTTGAGATTGCATTGGCGGTTAAAAGTGCAATCGGTCGGGCGACAAAATAGTCGGTTAAGGGATGATGATGTTAGCATTATCCGCCGCTATCAATTGATGAAACCTCAGACATTGCAATTGTGCAACATGTACATGTGACATTTACTCATGGAGGAGAAGTTTAAATGACAATGGAGAATGTAATACAATTGTCAAACACTTATTTCAGCAGCCCTAAAGCACCTGTTACACTCCTCATCGGGCCTTATCACTACTTTCATGGCCCGACTAAGTGTGTGTAGGGGGGGAGGACATCGATATACTTGGGGAATGACATATATTACCCATCAGTCATATTATCCATGCAGAATGATACACCTCAAGGATTACATTAGACTCTAGAATTACATAGGACTTTAGAGATGCACTAGCATTACTGATTAAGAACATCTTGTAATAAATTACACAGGACTCCAGCACTCGCTTCCCTTTCATTCTTTTCCTTTCAACCTAGTGGTGAGTTGACCGTCGAAGGGGTCATGTCAACCATCGTCAGTGTCCGTTGACACATGTAGGTACAAATATAGCTTGGATGGAAGGAAGCAAGGATTTTACTGGCAAAAGTTCACGTGGGGTGAGGAGGAGCCACCCCAACACATTAGAAGTAATGTATGAAATCAttgatgatgaagaagaagatgaagaagaagattgcTATTTAGATCTTGGTTGATTGGATATTGAGTTGAGAGGCTAACACAGTGCAACACAATTAAGCTTGAGCAGAGCatgaaaaatgtaaaaatatCAATTGATATGTATTTACAATTGCAGAATTCTCAAAAAAATGTACTTAActtttgatttttcaaattaagtatttattttttattttacctcTTTCTTCAATGACTATGATGCTATATTAGAAAACCACTACTATTATAAACGGTGTTAGATTTTAAAGAATAATATTACTACGATATTACAGTTTAAAAATTAGTACTATTGTAAAATGGTGGTGTTCTTTGAACACACCACTATAGTGGCAAAAAGGTGGAATCATCACCCTAGCGACCCCTGGCTTCGGCCCCACAAGATTCCAGAGagagtaaatcacggttaatgctgAGCAGGATAGGTGACTAGGGGTCGAAGGAATTTTTGGCGCAGTAAATCAGGATTTTATCCCCGAGTACAACTGACGACCTTCGACCCCACGACTTCAGTGGCAAGCTACAGGCACCTAAtcagctgatccagcccgtggggaCTTAAACACAACACTATAGTGATTGACGGAAAGGTAAATGAAAAATAAgtgtatttttctaaaaaaatttaaaaattaaatatatctttgaaaaaaattatataattttaaatctgTCTTTTATAAATCaccgtaaaaaaaaaaaagtaatgttAAATGATCAAAATCTAATCAGTCATAATATATCCATGTATGTATGTACAAAAGTATTTTAGTAatgttatatttatatattaattatatgtatgtattataattgaaaaatataaatttctaGTTGATTCAGATCAacaaaaattttctgaaaaaaaaaaaaaaagcgacACAAGTTTATAAATTGCGCAAAGTGCAGACTCTAAAAGTGGCAAAATGCGGGCGTACGATGCTTCAGATGCAAGTAATGAGCGGCATTAAGGATGGGAATGCCAAGGGCAAGCAGGCAGGTACAGCAGTACCCAAGTCAGATGACCAAGTGCAAAAGCCAATAAATAGCTGTACCATCGAGCAGCAGTGGTCGGTCAGATTACAAAGTGCATCTAAAAGTAAAGAGAGGGAGGCCTTCTGTCGTTTCGAAACAAAAACTGATCAAACCCGAAAGCAAAGTGCAAATTGGCATTTGCCTTTGGAAATTTACCAATCAACCACTTCAAtcgagattatatatatataaataaataaataaagtaaaAAGAGTAAATTGCGTGCCCCTCGTTGTCGATCGCCCCCTGCGTGCCCCTCGTTGTCAACCAAATTGCTAGGGAGGCCAAGTTCTTTCTTTCTCCCTCATCTCATCTCATCTCATCTCATGGAAGCCAGCAATAATTAGCCAAACGGAAAGCACTGGTGGTGACATTGATAACCAGGACAGAGTTAGCTAGGGTTTCGTTGTACTTGAGGGGAGGCGATATATACCCACAGCGCGCCACACAAATTGATGAGAAGCCACAAAATATTGGATctcatctcttcttcttcttcttcatcgtcTTTGCCGTAGCTGTAGCTAGCTCtcctccttccttccttccttccgtCCTTCTGCAGTCGTACTACTTTACAGATCAGATCAGATCAGATCAGATCAACTGGAGAACAGGTGGTGGGCGGGGGGCGTGGCGACGGCCGGGGTCGACTCGGTCGTCGCTACCTCCTCTTCTACTTCCCCCTACCCCTCACTCCGCCTGCAAGATCCCAATCTCAACGCGGACCACTGCGCGTCTACAAATAACGCCGCCGCCGGCAACCAACTCGTCGAAACGGGCAACGACAGCGGCGGATCCGGCGGACCTGCAGGTGGACGCCGACCCCGCGGCCGCCCCTACGGGTCCAAGAACAAGCCCAAGCCGCCGGTGGTCGTCACGCGCGAGAGCCCCAACGCGCTGCGCTCGCACGTGCTGGAGATCTCCGCCGGCGCCGACGTGATGGACGCGGTCGCCTCCTTCGCCCGGCGAAGGCAGCGCGGGGTCTCCGTGCTGAGCGGCAGTGGCGCCGTGGCCGACGTCACGCTCCGCCAGCCCGGCGGCGCCGTCCTCGAGCTCCGCGGCCGATTCGACATCCTCTACCTCTCCGGAGCCTTCCTCCCCCCGCCGTCCCCGCCGGGTATCACGGGGCTCACCGTGTACCTCGCCGGCGGGCAGGGGCAGGTCGTGGGAGGGAGTGTCGTCGGGGAGCTGTTGGCGGCGGGCCCGCTGATGATAGTAGCCGCCACCTTTACCAACGCTACCTACGAGCGGCTGCCGCTGCCGGACGACGACACCGAGGCCGCCGCAGGTTGCCTCCGGAACAGCCCCCGGTCGCAGTGGCAACCTCCATCCCCTGGAGGCGAACAATCAGGCGCCGATCGGCCGACATCGTCCGCGCCGCTCTTCAATCTGCAACCGAATCTACTACCCAGAGGACAGCTGACCCAGGAGATGTTGGGGGGAAATCCAGCGTGGGCATCGCG is from Zingiber officinale cultivar Zhangliang chromosome 7B, Zo_v1.1, whole genome shotgun sequence and encodes:
- the LOC122004679 gene encoding AT-hook motif nuclear-localized protein 23-like gives rise to the protein MLQMQVMSGIKDGNAKGKQAGTAVPKSDDQVQKPINSCTIEQQWSLSSFLPSFRPSAVVLLYRSDQIRSDQLENRWWAGGVATAGVDSVVATSSSTSPYPSLRLQDPNLNADHCASTNNAAAGNQLVETGNDSGGSGGPAGGRRPRGRPYGSKNKPKPPVVVTRESPNALRSHVLEISAGADVMDAVASFARRRQRGVSVLSGSGAVADVTLRQPGGAVLELRGRFDILYLSGAFLPPPSPPGITGLTVYLAGGQGQVVGGSVVGELLAAGPLMIVAATFTNATYERLPLPDDDTEAAAGCLRNSPRSQWQPPSPGGEQSGADRPTSSAPLFNLQPNLLPRGQLTQEMLGGNPAWASRPPPSY